From Candidatus Defluviilinea gracilis, a single genomic window includes:
- a CDS encoding GNAT family N-acetyltransferase, with the protein MSELSFHPLTRNLWNDFEELFGSHGACDGCWCMYWKLRGKAYDEAKGYEARQLHKNQLNDGAVTGLLAYLHGDVVGWVAVEPRAAYEKLAHSKILKPVDEQEVWSVPCFFVAKKFRKQGINVELLKAAVGYVRSKGGKIVEGYPVEAEKTIAPPFAFTGLASAFEQAGFKEVARNSPTRPIFRFVIE; encoded by the coding sequence ATGAGCGAACTCTCTTTTCACCCCCTCACTCGAAACCTCTGGAATGACTTCGAAGAACTCTTCGGCTCGCATGGCGCATGTGATGGCTGTTGGTGTATGTATTGGAAACTGCGCGGCAAAGCCTACGACGAAGCAAAAGGCTACGAAGCGCGGCAATTGCATAAAAACCAATTAAACGATGGCGCGGTCACGGGTTTGCTCGCATACCTGCATGGCGATGTAGTCGGCTGGGTGGCGGTGGAGCCGCGCGCGGCGTATGAAAAACTGGCGCACTCCAAAATTCTCAAGCCGGTGGACGAACAGGAAGTCTGGTCGGTGCCGTGCTTTTTTGTCGCGAAGAAGTTCCGCAAGCAGGGCATCAACGTCGAGTTGTTGAAAGCCGCGGTTGGGTATGTCAGATCGAAGGGCGGAAAGATCGTCGAAGGCTATCCTGTGGAGGCTGAGAAAACGATCGCGCCTCCGTTTGCGTTCACAGGGTTGGCATCCGCGTTCGAGCAGGCGGGCTTCAAAGAGGTTGCGCGCAATTCACCCACACGTCCAATCTTTCGGTTTGTCATTGAGTAA
- a CDS encoding diacylglycerol kinase family lipid kinase, which translates to MTAKVILNPYSNRWNSQKRWPEAEAALNAAGVKFELVVSQHKGQIVELAAQAAREKFSPIIVSGGDGSLGDAVNGLMQASTANEAIGPLGIMPTGSANDVAFALGLPKELNEAARVIANGKTRAMDLGRLNNKYFINNSGAGLEPYVTLKHEKIHWIKGIGRYLVAAVQGIMDKPDWTGRLTWDGGEYSGKFSLISIGNGRRTGGFFMTPHANPFDGKLTLAFGYRATRLGLFQALPRAFNEDKGSYVEMDGMREVNTTKISLHLESPSPAHTDGELLPEWIQDFDYEILPQKLNILTA; encoded by the coding sequence ATGACAGCAAAAGTTATTCTGAATCCCTACTCCAACCGCTGGAACTCACAAAAGCGCTGGCCCGAAGCCGAAGCCGCGCTCAATGCCGCGGGCGTGAAATTCGAGTTGGTCGTCTCGCAACACAAGGGACAGATCGTCGAACTCGCCGCGCAAGCCGCGCGTGAAAAGTTTTCGCCGATCATCGTCTCGGGCGGCGACGGTTCGCTGGGCGACGCGGTCAATGGATTGATGCAGGCGTCCACTGCGAATGAAGCGATTGGTCCGCTGGGTATCATGCCGACGGGCTCCGCGAACGACGTCGCTTTCGCGCTCGGTCTACCGAAGGAACTCAACGAAGCCGCGCGCGTCATTGCAAACGGAAAGACTCGCGCGATGGACCTCGGCAGGCTGAACAATAAATATTTCATCAACAATTCGGGCGCCGGGCTTGAGCCGTACGTCACCCTCAAGCATGAAAAGATCCATTGGATCAAAGGCATTGGGCGTTATCTCGTTGCGGCGGTGCAGGGCATCATGGATAAACCCGACTGGACAGGCAGGCTCACCTGGGACGGTGGCGAATACAGCGGAAAATTTTCCCTCATTTCAATCGGGAACGGACGGCGCACGGGCGGATTCTTCATGACGCCACACGCGAATCCTTTCGACGGGAAGTTGACCCTCGCCTTCGGCTATCGCGCCACGCGACTTGGACTCTTTCAGGCTTTGCCCCGCGCGTTCAATGAAGACAAAGGCAGTTATGTTGAAATGGACGGGATGCGCGAAGTGAACACGACGAAAATTTCCCTTCACCTCGAATCGCCCTCTCCCGCCCACACCGATGGCGAACTGCTCCCCGAATGGATTCAAGATTTTGACTACGAAATTTTGCCGCAAAAACTAAACATACTGACGGCGTAG